The DNA sequence CACCGACGCAACGCATCGGTGGTACCATCCTTCCCGGATTCACCAAGGTGCAGCACGATTCACCGATGCTGAGCTTGGGGAATGCCTTCAACCAGGAAGAGCTGCTGCAATTCCATCAACGGATCAGCAAATTGACCGATCAGCCCTTGCAATATATGTGCGAGCTGAAGATTGACGGTTTGGCCGTATCGCTGAAGTACGAAAACGGCTTGTTCATCCAGGGTGCGACTCGTGGGGACGGAAACACGGGCGAAGACATCACGCAGAACCTGCGGACGGTCAAATCCATTCCATTGCGACTGAATGAACCGCTGACTTTCGAAGTCCGCGGCGAGTGTTACATGCCGAAAGCTTCATTCGTCCAATTGAATGCGGAGCGTGACGAGAAAGGCCTGGAGATTTTTGCGAATCCACGCAATGCTGCTGCCGGCAGTCTGCGTCAACTGGATTCCAGCATTGCGGCCAGCCGCAATCTGAACATTTATCTTTATAGCGCCACCAATTTCGAACAATTGGCTGTGGAGACGCAGGATGCGCTACTGAACCGATTGGCTCAGGTCGGCTTGCGGACCAATCCGGAACGCCGGCTCTTCGATTCAATCGAAGACGTCTGGGCATTCACGGAGGAAATCGCAGCGAAAAGAAAAGATTTGCCTTATGATATCGACGGCATCGTCATCAAAGTCAATGCATTCTCTGCCCAAGAAGAAATCGGCTATACGGTAAAAGCGCCACGATGGGCGATCGCCTACAAATTCAAGGCGGAAGAAGCTGAAACGATCGTGCGCGACATCGAGTGGACAGTCGGCCGTACCGGTGTCGTGACGCCGACAGCCGTTATGGATCCTGTTTTCTTGGCCGGTTCCACCGTGCAACGCGCCAGCCTGCATAACGTCGATCTTGTCCGCGAGAAGGATGTGCGCATCGGCGACACGGTCGTGATCCATAAGGCGGGCGACATCATCCCGGAAATCCAACATGTCCTCATCGACCGCAGAGATCCGGAAAGTGAACCTTATGTCATTCCGGAAGTGTGCCCTGCCTGCGATAGCCATCTGGTACATCTGGAGGATGAAGTAGCGTTGCGTTGCATCAATCCGAAGTGCCCGGCTCAGATCAAAGAGGGCCTGTCCCACTTCGTTTCGCGCAATGCGATGAACATCAGCGGTCTTGGCGTGCGCGTCGTCAGTCAGATGTTTGAAAAAGGGCTAGTCAAAGATGTTGCCGACCTGTACAAGCTGACGGAAGAAGACCTTTATCAGTTGGATAAGATCAAAGAAAAATCTGCCCATAATATTGTGACGGCCATCGATCAGAGCCGGGGGAACTCATTCGAACGCCTGTTGTTCGGTTTGGGCATCCGCCATGTCGGATCGAAGGCGGCAGCCAGTCTGGCGGGGGAATTCGAAAGCATCGAACGCCTGATGCAGGCGACGAAAGAAGAAATCATGGCCGTCGAAGGCATGGGCGACATCATCGCGGACAGCGTCGTAGCCTATTTCCAATTGCCTGAAGTGAAGGACCTGATTGAAGAATTCCGATCGAACGGCGTGAATCTGACCTACCTTGGTAAGAAAAAGGCTGAGGTGGCTGCTGTCGATTCCATATGGAACGGAAAAACGGTCGTATTGACGGGCAAACTGACGCACTATAACCGAACCGAAGCAACGGAAATGATCGAAGCACTCGGCGGAAAAGTGACAGGCAGTGTCTCGAAAAAGACCGATTGGATCGTCGCCGGAGACGAAGCCGGCAGCAAATTG is a window from the Trichococcus shcherbakoviae genome containing:
- the ligA gene encoding NAD-dependent DNA ligase LigA translates to MAKESPTEAQERIETLKTLLNRYSYEYYVLDKPSISDKEYDQHYQELEKLEKAHPELITTDSPTQRIGGTILPGFTKVQHDSPMLSLGNAFNQEELLQFHQRISKLTDQPLQYMCELKIDGLAVSLKYENGLFIQGATRGDGNTGEDITQNLRTVKSIPLRLNEPLTFEVRGECYMPKASFVQLNAERDEKGLEIFANPRNAAAGSLRQLDSSIAASRNLNIYLYSATNFEQLAVETQDALLNRLAQVGLRTNPERRLFDSIEDVWAFTEEIAAKRKDLPYDIDGIVIKVNAFSAQEEIGYTVKAPRWAIAYKFKAEEAETIVRDIEWTVGRTGVVTPTAVMDPVFLAGSTVQRASLHNVDLVREKDVRIGDTVVIHKAGDIIPEIQHVLIDRRDPESEPYVIPEVCPACDSHLVHLEDEVALRCINPKCPAQIKEGLSHFVSRNAMNISGLGVRVVSQMFEKGLVKDVADLYKLTEEDLYQLDKIKEKSAHNIVTAIDQSRGNSFERLLFGLGIRHVGSKAAASLAGEFESIERLMQATKEEIMAVEGMGDIIADSVVAYFQLPEVKDLIEEFRSNGVNLTYLGKKKAEVAAVDSIWNGKTVVLTGKLTHYNRTEATEMIEALGGKVTGSVSKKTDWIVAGDEAGSKLAKAQSLGIPVWTEEDMVKNLERSDSSE